The DNA sequence CAACTGCTTTTTTTTCGCCTCAAATTCCTCTTCGGTGATAACACCCTTCTCTTTGAGGCCGGCGAGCTTCTCGAGTTCATCGAGATAGTCCGGTTCTTCATCCGGAAGATCGATACCCGCCGTGGTAATCGCTTCATCCAGTTCGTCGTTCGTCATCTCATCCGGGTTCTTCCCGGTCTGCTGCCGGATTTGGGCTTTCTGCTGTGCACTCAGCATGAGTGACATGCGCCTCTTCCAGCGGCGGCGGGTCCGTCGGCGGGCCCCGCCTCTTCCCAAAGGTCCAAGTTGCATAACTTTTGCCTCCGGGCACACATTTTCCCGGACCGGGGCGGGCATCAGGGCCCGTCGTCAATGCCCCGTATACGCCATCCCCAGTCAAACGCAAAATTGACGTACAACTATTAAAGTGTATGTGCGGGAGGGGGGCAGATCCGGCCTAAATGTGAGGTGGTTTGGTAAACGTGGTTGACGTGGGGGGCATTTCTGTGCTGAGGATCTTCCGGTCACAGCCATGCATCCATGGCGGACGTGGCCGTTCCCCGGCAGCCCCCTCGCTGGTGCGATTGGCCCCTTTCGGTCTGTGGCTCCGCTCGCTCGGGCCAGTTTGGATCGTTCACATCTCCGGCCCGTGGGCTCTCATACTGACTGCCTCCTTTGCAGGGGGGAGGCGCAAGCCCGCCCTTCTGGCGGGCGGGAGACGGGTTCCATCCACATACTCCTCTCCCTCACGATACAAAACAAAAGAACAGGAGCCAAAAGACAGTCCCCACACCCTCACAAGGGCCAATATCAACATATGGTTTATGGGATCTCGCCCACTTCGCCACCCGCATATCATGCGTTCTCATGCAAAGGACGAACAACCTGGCGAAAACAACGGAAACCATGCGTTCTCATCCGGTCAAATAACCCGGTGGGTGCCCGCTCCCGACATGGCATCCGTCATCTTTCAAAACAGGTATGTCGCCAGTTCCCGAACAGTACAGGGTCAATGGATCACCGCACGTCCGCGTACCTGGCAGCCGTCCTGAATGCCGTCTTTATCGGCCTGAGTTTTCTCTTCGTCAAGGAGTCCCTTGATGCCGCCGCACCACTGACGACGCTTGCGTTTCGGTTCACGCTTGCGTTTCTGGTGCTGCTGCCCGTCGTCGCCGTCGGCGCTGTCCGGGTGCGCCTCCCCAGGGCCGGGTACAGGGATCTCCTCATCCTCCTTCTTGCCCAGCCGGTCCTCTTCTTCTCCCTGCAGGCCTACGGGCTCATCTCCATCTCATCATCGGAGGCCGGGATCATCTCAGCCTTCACCCCCGTCTGCGTCGGCATCCTCGGGATCATGCTCATCGGGGAGCGGGTCAATGCAAAGCAGTTCATCTGCTTCTTTGTCGCGATCGCAGGGGTCGTCTTCCTCTTCCTGATGGAAGGGGCGGGGGCCGGCGGGGCCGACACCATGGGTCTCGTCCTGACCGTTCTCTCGATGATGGCAACTTCCCTCTATATCGTGATGGGTCGGCGCCTCTCCGGCACCATCGACCCCGCAAGCCTCACCGTTCTCATGATGCTTGCGGGGTGCGTGGTCTTCCTCGCCGCGGCGGTCGGGGTCGAAGGACTCGACCTCGGGGTCGCGGCCGGTCTTCTCGGCAACACGGCATTTCTCATCGAGATCGCGTACCTCGCCCTCTTCACCTCGGTCGGGACCTCGTTTCTCGCGATGTACAGCCTGAAAAACCTCGAGGCGGCGCGGCTGGGGATCATCCAGAACCTCTCGGTCGTGGTCGCGGTGGTCGCGGGGGTGTTTGTTTTGCAGGAGACGTTCCTCTTCATCCACGCCGTTGCAAGCGCCCTCATCGTCGCCGGGGTGGTGCTGGCCAACTACGTCGCCGACCCGGCGGCGCGGTAGATCCCTGCCGGTCGGTCCTCAGGGACGGTCGTTCTCCGGGAAGGAGGAGGGGTTCGCCTGGGCGGGAGACGGATGATGAGGCAGAAGAGAGATGGGGGGTACGGGCGCACCCATGCATCGCTACCCCCCTGGACGACAGGAAAAGAAGAATGGGCCTGATGCGATTCGAACGCATGACCGTCCGGTTATGAGCCGGACGCTCCACCACTAAGCTACAGGCCCGCAGATGAGCGTGCACGGGAAATGTGCATACTCTGTATGGCGCGAATCGGTAAAAAAAGTATCATCGGGGCGGATTCGGAAACGGGGGCGCGGGGTATCGGAAGACTGGCCACCCCCGCATGACGTCTCCCTTCCTTACCGGTTCTTTCCGCGTGCCGGCTCTTCGGTGCTGATGATATGGTTGATCACGTGCTCGCAGATGTCCGTCGAGTAGTCCCCCACCCGGCGCAGGGAGTCGGAGATGTAGACGAAGTGGATGGCGGAGACGGCGTCGAAGGAGAGCGCCGTTTTGCTGATCTCCCGGCAGTGGCGTTCAAGGGCATTGCGTTTGCCGATCGTGTCGTTCGCCCGCTCGATGTCGGAGGAAAAGAAGGCGCCAAGGGCCGCCTGGAAGACGGCAAGCGCCTCGGTTCCCGTCCGTTCGATGAAGGCAAGATAGTCGTCGTCGATGGGCACATCCGAAAGCTCGGCCGCATTATGGGCGATCTTGGCCGCGTGATCGGCGATCCGCTCGATGATCTTTGCGATCTGGACGTAGACGGAGGCGGTGCCGACGGGGAGGTCCATCTTCCGGGAGAGGTTGACATCTGCATAGATCAAATTCGCCTGCCGGGCGATGAGCCACTGGAGACGGTCGACGTCCCCGTCGCGCTCGATCACATTGTGGGCAAGGTCGACGTCGCTCGTCTTCAGGGCGGCGACGGCGTCCTCATTCATCTTGGTGACGATCACTCCCATACGGCGAATCGTACCCGCGAGCGGCATCTCGGCGGGGTTCAGGAGATCCTTGACGAGTATCTCCTTGTCGGTCTCCTCGACGACCTCCTGGCCGATGGAAAGGGCGGTGAAGTGGCGGACCTGTTCGATGATGTCGGCCGGCAGGCGTACCTTCGACTTCACCTTGATCTCCGTGTACCCGGAGATGTAGGCGCCGATGAGCTCCCGGAGGAGAAGGGTGCGGTCGGTCGCCATATCGACCACGAACTCCTTTCGCTTCCGGAGCTGCACGCCGCTCGTATTCGGCGTGATGAGGAGTGTCCCGTCGGGCTGGATGATCAGCCCCACGGGGTCGTTCTTCTCGATTCTTGTCGCATCCACCCACTTCTTCGGCAGGGAGACGATGAAGGACGATCCCCCGCTCCGCTGCACCTTCCGGATCTCCATATCGGACATTCATTCCAGTATTGTCTGCGGGAATATATAGAACCCGTCCTGACTTCGGTACAGTATCTCTATTCAGTACTTACTTGAATATTCATGAATAGTCCGGATATGATCTCATTCGGACATCTCTATATGTAATTTTTATATACTTCATCTACGGTGAATTCCGCCATGAAGTGGTTCTCAAAATCTACTGCAACCCTTGCAATCGCAGGCATCCTCCTTATCACGGCGATGGTCTGCGGCTGCACCGACACCGGCGGGGACGTGACCCCGACCACCGGCCCGGTTGAAACGCTCACCATCACCGGTTCAACAACCGTCCTCCCCCTCGCCCAGCTGACGGCCGAGGCATACATGGACGCCCATGCAAATGCCGACATCCAGGTCTCCGGCGGCGGCTCGTCCGTCGGGGTAAAGGCCGTAGGCGTTGGCACCCATGACATCGGCATGGCATCCCGCGGCCTCAAGGACGCAGAGAAGACCGCCTACCCCGGTCTTGTCCAGCACGTTGTTGCAAAGGACGGCATCGCCATCATCGTCTATCAGGACAACCCCGTCACCACGCTTTCCCTTGAACAGGTGAAGGCAATCTACAAGGGCGACATCCGCAACTGGAAGGATGTTGGCGGCGACGACATGGCAATCGTGGTCATCGGTCGTGACAGCGCCTCCGGTACCCGCGAATACTTCTACGAGGAAGTGATGGATGAAGAGGACTTCTACGCAGGCCAGCTCGAGAAGAATTCGAACGGCGCGGTGAAGCAGACCGTCCGGCAGACGCCGGGCGCCATCGGCTACGTCGGCCTCGGGTACCTCGATGAGACCGTCGGCGCGGTCGCCCTCGACGTCGGCGGCGTCGCCGTCGAACCTTCCGTTGGCAATGTCCTCGCCGGCACCTACCCGGTCGCCCGTGACCTGAACATGTTCACGAACGGCGAACCGGAGGGTCTTGCCGCCGACTACCTCGCCTTCGTGATGAGTGACGAGGGCCAGCAGATCGCGGCAGATGAGGGCTTCGTCCCTGTCGCCTGAAGAGACCCCGACCATCGGCCCCGGACGAAAAATTACTGCACCCCGGAAGAGGTGACGGGCCCTCCGGCCCCTCCCTTTTCCCTCACCACCATATCCGCCGCCATCTCTTACCTGCGGGCAATGCAGGCTGCCATACCAATTCCGCCCGGACCGTGATGGTCAATTCTGATGTACTATGAACCTGTTGCGCACATCTCCAACACCCGGCACACCCATGCCGGATGATGACCTCGCCCTCCTGACCGCAGGGCACCGCGGGGCCGCAAAGGAGCGGATCATCCGGAGTATCTGGTTTCTCACCGCGATATTCGGGGTCCTCACCGTCTTCTTCATCCTCGTCTTTCTCCTCAAAGACGGCCTTCCGCTCTTTGCGAGCGTCAGCCCCATCGAGTTTCTCTTCGGCGAGACGTGGAACCCGACCGGCGCCGACCCCTCGTACGGGACGGTCCCCCTCTGGGTCGGCACCCTTCTCGTCACCTTCGGAGCGATGGTGATCGCAACCCCCCTCGGTATCGCGAGCGCCATCTTCATCGCCGAGCTTGCGACCCCGAAGATGAGAACTATCGTCAAGCCCGTCGTCGAACTCCTCGCCGGTATCCCGTCGGTCGTCTACGGCTTCTTCGGTCTCATCGTGCTGACCGATGTCATTCGAGTCCGGTTTGACATTCCGTCGGGTGAGACCTGGCTTGCGGGCTCCATCCTCCTTGCGGTGATGGCGCTGCCCACGATCATCAGCGTCGCGGAGGATGCCATCGCCGCCGTCCCGCGGGAGTACAGGGAGGGATCCATGGGCCTCGGCGCCAATCACTGGCAGACGATTGCAAAGGTCGTCGTCCCGTCGGCCCTCTCCGGCATCACCGCCGCCCTCATCCTCGGGATGGGCCGGGCCGTCGGCGAGACGATGGCCGTCCTCATGGTGACCGGAAACGCCGCCGTCATCCCCGACCCGATATACGACGTCCTCTCGCCGGTCCGGACCCTCACCGGGACGCTGGGTATCGAGATGGGTGAGGTCGCGATCGGCTCGACGCACTATCATGCCCTCTTCGGCGTGGCGCTTCTCCTCCTCCTCATCACGCTCGTGGTCAACCTTGCGGCGATGGGGATCATGGGGCATATCCGCCGCACCCAGGCCGGCGGGAACGGGCCGGGGCGGCTCTCCCTTCTCCTGCAGGCCCATGGCAGGGAGCTCCGCAGCGCGGCGGCACTCCTCCTCCTCGTCGTGGTCGGCCTCGCCGCAGGGCCGCTTGCGGCCGTCCTCCTCGGCGCCCTCGCCCTCGGGGGATGGTACGCCGCCGCCCGCATCCCCGCCGCCCACGCCCAGCGGGCCGCCTTTGCGCTCATGTACGCGGCGATTGCCCTCGTCGTCCTCGCGGTCGCGGTGATCCTCGGTGACATCCTCATCAAGGGGCTGCCGGCGATATCATGGGAGTTTCTCACCGAATCGCCCCGGAACCTCGGGCGCGAGGGCGGCATCTTTCCGGCGATCGTCGGCACCCTCTATCTCGTCGCAGGCGCAATTGCGATTGCCCTTCCCATCGGGATGGGGGCCGCCATCTACCTCACCGAGTACACCCGCGAGGGAACGGCGACGAAGATCATCCGAAGCGGGGTCGACCTGTTAAACGGCACCCCCTCCATCGTCTTCGGCCTCTTCGGGTTCTCGTTTCTCGTCCTCTCGCTCGGGTTCGGGGTATCGCTTTTCGCGGGGCAGGTCACCCTTGCGCTCATGATCCTCCCCACGATCATCCGCACCACCGAGGAGGCCTTGAGGAGCGTGCCTGCGAGCCTGCGTGAGGGGAGCCTCGCCCTCGGGGCGACGCAGTGGCAGACGATATCGAGGGTCGTCCTTCCACCGGCGATCCCCGGTGTCATCACCGGCGCCATCCTCTCCATCGGGCGGGCCGCCGGCGAGACGGCGCCGATCCTCTTCACCGCCACGATATTCTCGAGCCGGTTCCTCCCCGATTCGCTCTTCGAGCCGGTGATGGCGCTCCCCTACCACCTCTTCATCCTCTCGACGAACGTGCCGGGGGCGACGGAGAACCAGTACGGGACGGCGCTCGTCCTCATCGCGCTCGTGGTGGGCATCTACCTCGTTGCGATCGCCATCCGAACACACTACCAGAACAAGATCACGTGGTGATACCCGTGCCAGAGACAGAACCAATCATAACCACGCGGGGCCTTGACCTCTTCTACGGGGAGGCACAGGCCCTCAAAACCATCGACATCGACATCCGCGAGAACCGGGTCACGGCGCTCATCGGCCCCTCAGGGTGCGGGAAGTCGACGCTGCTGCGGTGCTTCAACCGGATGAACGACCTCATCCCCTCCTGCCGGGTGACGGGTGCACTGACCTACCGCGGGCAGGACATCCATGCCCCGGGCGTGGACGTCGTGCACCTGCGAAAACTCATCGGCATGGTCTTCCAGCGGCCGAACCCCTTCCCGAAGTCCATCTACGACAATGTGGCCTACGGGCCACGGATCCATGGGGTGAGGGGCACGGCGGAACTCGACGCCATCGTCGAGGAGAGCCTGCGAAAGGCCGCCCTCTGGGACGAGGTGAAGGACCGGGTCGGGGCCCCCGCGATGGGGCTCTCCGGCGGCCAGCAGCAGCGCCTCTGCATCGCGAGGACGCTTGCCGTCGGCCCCGAGGTGATCCTGATGGACGAGCCGTGCTCGGCCCTCGACCCCATCGCGACTGCAAAGATCGAGACCCTGATAGAGGAGCTCCGGGAGAGCTATACCGTCATCATCGTGACGCACTCGATGCAGCAGGCGGCACGGGTGAGCGACTACACCGGGTTCATGTACCTTGGCGAACTCATCGAGTTCGGGGAGACCGAAAAGATATTTGAGGCACCGGACGAGGAACTGACGAGCAATTATATCACCGGACGGTTTGGGTGATGCAGCAATGAGCCTGAAGAGATTTCATGAGGAACTGGAACAGATACAGATTGATCTTGTCGAATACGGCGAATATGCCCTTGGGATGCTCACGGACGGGATGGCCTCCCTCCGCGGTCTCGACACGGCGATCGCCGGCGACGTGATGGACCGGAAGGAGCAACTCTCCGTCCTCCATTCGAACATCGAAGACCGGACGATGCGGCTCCTGCTGCTCTACCAGCCGGTGGCGGCGGACCTGCGGACGATCACCTGCATCAACGTGATGAACTACTCGTACTACCGGGTGGGCCGCATCGGCAAGGACATCGCAAAGGCGGTCCTTGCGATGCGAAGCGAAGCCGGTGAGACGGCGGAGACCGTCTCCTTCGAGAGCCTCTTCGTGATGGCCGACATCGTCTTCGCGATGCACCGGGAGGTGCTCGAGGCTTTCCGGACGGGTTCGGCCGTCAATCTCGAGAACCTCGGCCGGCAGGACGACAAGGTGGACGCGATGCGGGTGACCCTCTTTCGCGAGTACCTCACCTACATGCTCGAGGACCCGAAGAACATCCGCTCCGGCATCGAGGCGATCGGCATCACCCGTCACCTCGAACGCAGCGGCGATCATGCCTGCCTGATGGCCGAGAAGATCTACTTCATGGCCGAGGGCGAGCGTATCGAGATCCGCTGAACCGTGGTGTGGTCCCGGCCGGGACCTGCCTGTCCGTAATTTTTTCCGGAGAAGGTAAACTCGCATAATCTGGCATCATATTATTTTTAAAAGTTGGAATGGCCTGAAAAATCACGGCGGCCTGCATGAGAAAGTATATCTGATCCCTTTTCGCATTGTTTTTTAAGCATTTTCGTGAATCAGGGTCAGCGTTCAGGAATTTTTAATATGAGTGTGGAGGATATCGCCCGCCTCTTCGAGGCGCACCCGTTCCCGGTCATCGGGCTGTATGAAGACGGCAGGTGTGCCTTTGCCAACCCCGCCCTTCTGCTGCTGGTCGGGGAGGAGGCAGGCACCGTCCCGGACCCGGCCGCAGTTCTCGGCGGGCCGGGTGAGGGGGCGGGCGGCAGGATGGCATGGCCCCCCCGCCCGTATCCGGAAGGGGACGGACAGGAGTGGCCGGTCCGCATCCGTCGTGCCGAT is a window from the Methanovulcanius yangii genome containing:
- a CDS encoding phosphate uptake regulator PhoU — its product is MSDMEIRKVQRSGGSSFIVSLPKKWVDATRIEKNDPVGLIIQPDGTLLITPNTSGVQLRKRKEFVVDMATDRTLLLRELIGAYISGYTEIKVKSKVRLPADIIEQVRHFTALSIGQEVVEETDKEILVKDLLNPAEMPLAGTIRRMGVIVTKMNEDAVAALKTSDVDLAHNVIERDGDVDRLQWLIARQANLIYADVNLSRKMDLPVGTASVYVQIAKIIERIADHAAKIAHNAAELSDVPIDDDYLAFIERTGTEALAVFQAALGAFFSSDIERANDTIGKRNALERHCREISKTALSFDAVSAIHFVYISDSLRRVGDYSTDICEHVINHIISTEEPARGKNR
- a CDS encoding SHOCT domain-containing protein — protein: MQLGPLGRGGARRRTRRRWKRRMSLMLSAQQKAQIRQQTGKNPDEMTNDELDEAITTAGIDLPDEEPDYLDELEKLAGLKEKGVITEEEFEAKKKQLMGL
- the pstA gene encoding phosphate ABC transporter permease PstA — its product is MPDDDLALLTAGHRGAAKERIIRSIWFLTAIFGVLTVFFILVFLLKDGLPLFASVSPIEFLFGETWNPTGADPSYGTVPLWVGTLLVTFGAMVIATPLGIASAIFIAELATPKMRTIVKPVVELLAGIPSVVYGFFGLIVLTDVIRVRFDIPSGETWLAGSILLAVMALPTIISVAEDAIAAVPREYREGSMGLGANHWQTIAKVVVPSALSGITAALILGMGRAVGETMAVLMVTGNAAVIPDPIYDVLSPVRTLTGTLGIEMGEVAIGSTHYHALFGVALLLLLITLVVNLAAMGIMGHIRRTQAGGNGPGRLSLLLQAHGRELRSAAALLLLVVVGLAAGPLAAVLLGALALGGWYAAARIPAAHAQRAAFALMYAAIALVVLAVAVILGDILIKGLPAISWEFLTESPRNLGREGGIFPAIVGTLYLVAGAIAIALPIGMGAAIYLTEYTREGTATKIIRSGVDLLNGTPSIVFGLFGFSFLVLSLGFGVSLFAGQVTLALMILPTIIRTTEEALRSVPASLREGSLALGATQWQTISRVVLPPAIPGVITGAILSIGRAAGETAPILFTATIFSSRFLPDSLFEPVMALPYHLFILSTNVPGATENQYGTALVLIALVVGIYLVAIAIRTHYQNKITW
- the phoU gene encoding phosphate signaling complex protein PhoU, with amino-acid sequence MSLKRFHEELEQIQIDLVEYGEYALGMLTDGMASLRGLDTAIAGDVMDRKEQLSVLHSNIEDRTMRLLLLYQPVAADLRTITCINVMNYSYYRVGRIGKDIAKAVLAMRSEAGETAETVSFESLFVMADIVFAMHREVLEAFRTGSAVNLENLGRQDDKVDAMRVTLFREYLTYMLEDPKNIRSGIEAIGITRHLERSGDHACLMAEKIYFMAEGERIEIR
- a CDS encoding phosphate ABC transporter substrate-binding protein, which encodes MKWFSKSTATLAIAGILLITAMVCGCTDTGGDVTPTTGPVETLTITGSTTVLPLAQLTAEAYMDAHANADIQVSGGGSSVGVKAVGVGTHDIGMASRGLKDAEKTAYPGLVQHVVAKDGIAIIVYQDNPVTTLSLEQVKAIYKGDIRNWKDVGGDDMAIVVIGRDSASGTREYFYEEVMDEEDFYAGQLEKNSNGAVKQTVRQTPGAIGYVGLGYLDETVGAVALDVGGVAVEPSVGNVLAGTYPVARDLNMFTNGEPEGLAADYLAFVMSDEGQQIAADEGFVPVA
- a CDS encoding DMT family transporter, which translates into the protein MDHRTSAYLAAVLNAVFIGLSFLFVKESLDAAAPLTTLAFRFTLAFLVLLPVVAVGAVRVRLPRAGYRDLLILLLAQPVLFFSLQAYGLISISSSEAGIISAFTPVCVGILGIMLIGERVNAKQFICFFVAIAGVVFLFLMEGAGAGGADTMGLVLTVLSMMATSLYIVMGRRLSGTIDPASLTVLMMLAGCVVFLAAAVGVEGLDLGVAAGLLGNTAFLIEIAYLALFTSVGTSFLAMYSLKNLEAARLGIIQNLSVVVAVVAGVFVLQETFLFIHAVASALIVAGVVLANYVADPAAR
- the pstB gene encoding phosphate ABC transporter ATP-binding protein PstB; protein product: MPETEPIITTRGLDLFYGEAQALKTIDIDIRENRVTALIGPSGCGKSTLLRCFNRMNDLIPSCRVTGALTYRGQDIHAPGVDVVHLRKLIGMVFQRPNPFPKSIYDNVAYGPRIHGVRGTAELDAIVEESLRKAALWDEVKDRVGAPAMGLSGGQQQRLCIARTLAVGPEVILMDEPCSALDPIATAKIETLIEELRESYTVIIVTHSMQQAARVSDYTGFMYLGELIEFGETEKIFEAPDEELTSNYITGRFG